A single window of Sparus aurata chromosome 12, fSpaAur1.1, whole genome shotgun sequence DNA harbors:
- the LOC115592415 gene encoding uncharacterized protein LOC115592415 — protein sequence MDSAPRRRESRDLPPGFTDLMNDIIKYAASFIKGFDLKESEMREIVREFNKISDEVRKMQETTDKARTVGGTVLALGILATPLTGGLSLLAVAAAAGGGAVAVVGTNITKKIIENGSAKKVEDLGKQFMEKVKPLKEILEEIKTTCEKLEQKKTEVQAGNTLKDMEEFQRVLRRVAELGKRSGQVLDVAVMVMNIIGHLLRLFGIVFRVSATPEQDREFRESIIQSADQCQRVFDNFDNMKEELKVFRDTE from the coding sequence ATGGATTCTGCTccaagaagaagagagagcagagatCTCCCTCCTGGTTTTACTGATTTAATGAACgacattattaaatatgcagCTTCATTCATCAAAGGATTTGACCTCAAAGAATCAGAGATGAGAGAGATTGTCAGAGAGTTTAACAAGATCTCTGATGAAGTGAGAAAGATGCAGGAAACAACAGATAAAGCCAGAACAGTAGGAGGAACAGTCCTCGCACTGGGAATCCTCGCAACTCCGCTCACTGGTGGGCTGAGTTTAttagcagtagcagcagcagcaggaggaggagctgttgctgttgttggtacaaatataacaaaaaaaataatagagaATGGAAGTGCAAAGAAAGTAGAAGACCTGGGGAAACAATTCATGGAGAAAGTTAAACCGCTGAAGGAAATCCTGGAAGAAATCAAGACAACGTGTGAAAAGTTGgaacaaaagaaaactgaagtTCAGGCTGGAAACACTCTGAAAGACATGGAGGAGTTTCAGAGGGTTCTTAGACGAGTCGCTGAACTGGGAAAGAGGAGTGGACAGGTTTTGGATGTAGCCGTAATGGTGATGAACATTATAGGGCATCTGTTAAGGTTGTTTGGAATAGTCTTCAGAGTCTCTGCGACCCCTGAACAGGACAGAGAGTTCAGAGAGTCCATCATCCAGTCAGCTGATCAGTGCCAGAGGGTCTTTGATAACTTTGATAACATGAAGGAGGAGCTGAAAGTCTTCAGAGACACAGAGTGA